The proteins below are encoded in one region of Opisthocomus hoazin isolate bOpiHoa1 chromosome 24, bOpiHoa1.hap1, whole genome shotgun sequence:
- the THY1 gene encoding thy-1 membrane glycoprotein: MNPTVGIAVILTVLQAAHCQMIKDLSACLLGQSLRVDCRYENKTSNPLTYEFSITKDNRKHVIHSTISVSENVYRSRANVTMHKNLVCLYLQSFTTSDEGVYMCELKATNDYTGNQIKNITVIKDKLEKCAGFSLLVQNTSWLLLLLLSLPLLQAMDFVSL, translated from the exons ATGAACCCCACCGTCGGCATCGCTGTCATCCTGACAG TCCTCCAGGCTGCCCATTGCCAGATGATCAAGGACCTGAGTGCCTGCCTGCTGGGCCAGAGCCTCCGGGTGGACTGCCGTTATGAGAACAAAACCAGCAACCCCCTGACCTACGAGTTCAGCATCACCAAGGACAACAGGAAGCACGTCATCCACAGCACCATCAGCGTCTCCGAGAACGTCTACCGGAGCCGAGCCAACGTCACCATGCACAAGAACCTGGTGTGCCTCTACCTGCAGAGCTTCACTACCAGCGATGAGGGTGTCTACATGTGTGAGCTGAAGGCCACGAATGACTACACCGGCAACCAGATAAAGAACATCACTGTCATCAAAG ACAAACTGGAGAAATGCGCCGGCTTCAGCCTCTTGGTCCAGAACACTTCGtggctcctgctgcttctcctttccctgcctCTCCTGCAAGCCATGGACTTCGTGTCCCTGTGA